CGCCGGAAACTATTGTATACCGTTCCGTTCGAATAAGGAAATTCGCCAAGTTCACTGATTGTGGCGTAAGCCATCCGAAGAAAGTCTTCTCCCAGTCCCGGGGCACGGCTCTCATACCAAGTGCGGGCACCCGCCAAATCGTCAGCGACTTCCCGAGCATAAGCAACTCGCATGACTTATCTCCGCGCATTCACAGCTTTTTTAAGCTCTTGCTCTGACAAAAATGCGGATGGATCATCTGCATATTTCTGAAACCGCCGATCCAATTCCCTCTTGTGACTGTCCGGAACCTGAAGGCTGTCTGGCTGTTGCTGTATTGAATCCCAAACATCTTCAATCCATAAAATTCTGCGTTCAACGGGCATCCTTAAGACGCTTTCCAACTCAAGCGTTGTCATAACGGCCTCCTTTTCCTACGGAACAGATAGTATCACAACCTGCAGGCATGTGTAAACCTGGACTCGTTCTCTGCGAGTGCGAAGGCACGGGGTCAAAGGCGCGGGGCAACGTCTTCACTTTTCACAATTGGATTATCTTCTTTTCAGCCACTCACTTCTTCTCGTCCACTGCGAGTGCGGTCAAACAGGCTCATCCATATTCAAGGTGGCGTTCGACGTCCTCGGCGAACACATTCGCTTGGCTGGGGTCCAGTGCAGCCGCCGGGGACGCCGGCTGCCACCTTGATGAGAACGAACATTGAACAGTTATTATTGCGCTTTCACTGCTAAACAGGAGATTTCATCCCCGTGAATTATGCGCACCAATGTGCCGATAATCTTTGAAAGCCTCCTTCAGGGGCGTGTGAAGATAGCCGTTGTTCGGGACAGGGGCAAGCAGTTTCCCGATGCTGCATTTTCAGCTCTTTAAGATCACGCAAATAGTCAGCATTAAAGCGGCAATTATTGATGATCGAGGGTCGGGATCGCCGGGTCACGTTTCGACTTTCGGCTAGTTCTCAAAGGTCTCTTGGTGTCAGGCCGGTCCGTCGCGCGATTCGGGCAAGCATGTGAGGCCCAATTTCTTCGCCGTCATGAAATGCAAAGACGTAATCCGGCCAATCGGGGCGTGACAAAATTCGATGAGACGTTCCTGCTTGTCGTTTGATTGACCAGCCCATTCGCAACAAAGCCGCCAAAACAAGACGAGCCTTGCGAGACGGCCAGTGACTCATGCCGGCACCGCAAACAGTTCATCCAGTTCCGGAACGGTTTCGCCATGCTCCATCCGGTCAGCGATGACACGAAGAGCGATGGTCTCAGCCTTTGACACGGCATCAGACCTGCTGTCACCATAGGCCATCACGCCGGGCAAATCCGGAATTTCGGCAATCCAGCGACCATCAGATTCTCTTTCGATTTCAATCTTCATCCTTAAAATATAGCCTTTCCTCTCCGTTTTTTCAAACTTTTCGATTGCCGGACTTCTTTTCAGCCACTTACTTCTTCTCGTTCTCTGCGAGTGGCCGGCTTTCCCGCGGGAGGGGGATCAGGGTCACATCGTTACAAGTAACATTGTGCGAACATGATAAATGAACATCGAACAGTCAACATTCAACTTCGAACGTTGAATCAATTTTACAAACGGAGAAGAGGGTTAACATGGATATACATGATTTACAGGATAGGTTTAGGGGGAATGCGCTAACCTCTTTATCCTGTGTATCCTGTCTATCGATGTTTGAATCGCTCACCAGACAGTTTCTATATCATATTGAGCCATTATGTCATCGGCGCTCATGAATGCGATATTTTCACATGCAGCCTGCGCTATCAAAAGCCGATCAAATGGATCTTTATTTAGATACTTCACTTACCTTCTCCCAGCCAGAATTGATCGGTCAATGGCGCATCAAAATCGTCTGCAATTTTGATGCGGCCAGCAAATTGGCCCAGAATGCGCTGCTGCGTTTCCGGAATCCTGACGGTTTCAAAAATGATCATCACATCAGTTGTGCCCGACGGCACACTGTCGGGCACATAACAATTAAATGACAGATGGTGATTTATCGGTATTTTCACCCGTGTTTTGATCGCTTGCATAACTTTATTTCCTTGTAAGGATGATATCAAACCATCCATTTGATTTGCAAGTGGGACAAACTCGGCTTGCCGGGTCACTCAGGAGGGCGCAGGCAGGGCAGTGCGCAGGGTCACCCATCAAAGAGTAGGTGTCAACAGACAATATTCCACCGCCC
The DNA window shown above is from bacterium and carries:
- a CDS encoding type II toxin-antitoxin system RelE/ParE family toxin, with amino-acid sequence MRVAYAREVADDLAGARTWYESRAPGLGEDFLRMAYATISELGEFPYSNGTVYNSFRRALLRRFPYSVYYFVSHDVITVYGVFHSSKDPQVIRQLLDTR
- a CDS encoding addiction module protein, with the protein product MTTLELESVLRMPVERRILWIEDVWDSIQQQPDSLQVPDSHKRELDRRFQKYADDPSAFLSEQELKKAVNARR
- a CDS encoding type II toxin-antitoxin system HicA family toxin; this encodes MSHWPSRKARLVLAALLRMGWSIKRQAGTSHRILSRPDWPDYVFAFHDGEEIGPHMLARIARRTGLTPRDL
- a CDS encoding type II toxin-antitoxin system HicB family antitoxin; the protein is MKIEIERESDGRWIAEIPDLPGVMAYGDSRSDAVSKAETIALRVIADRMEHGETVPELDELFAVPA